A region from the Engraulis encrasicolus isolate BLACKSEA-1 chromosome 18, IST_EnEncr_1.0, whole genome shotgun sequence genome encodes:
- the LOC134468476 gene encoding bifunctional protein GlmU-like — protein MAGGGSSLRVHALRLGPGEELFSSLLSFVEERKLRAPFIITCVGSVTKATLRLANATADNTNEVIRLQERFEIVSLVGTLNKEAHLHICLADKDGKTVGGHVLGDLEVFTTAEVVIGEAVDLSFTREMDPGTGFPELVVHPRHKDAV, from the exons ATG GCTGGTGGAGGCTCTTCTTTGCGTGTCCATGCCTTGCGCCTGGGCCCCGGTGAGGAGCTCTTCTCCTCGCTGCTCTCCTTCGTGGAGGAGAGGAAGCTCCGTGCCCCATTCATCATCACCTGTGTGGGAAGTGTCACCAAGGCAACGCTGAGACTGGCCAACGCCACTGCCGACAACACCAACGAG GTGATTCGGCTGCAGGAGCGGTTTGAGATCGTGTCTCTGGTGGGCACGCTGAACAAGGAGGCCCACCTGCACATCTGCCTGGCGGATAAAGACGGGAAAACCGTCGGAGGCCATGTGCTCGGAGACCTGGAGGTGTTCACCACGGCCGAGGTTGTAATCGGAGAAGCAGTCGACCTCAGTTTCACCAGAGAGATGGACCCAGGCACCGGATTCCCTGAGCTGGTCGTTCACCCCCGCCATAAGGACGCAGTTTAG